A genomic stretch from Deinococcus radiotolerans includes:
- a CDS encoding branched-chain amino acid ABC transporter permease gives MDLFVQTLVNGLLQSGLYALVASGLALAVGVVGIVNFAHGEYLMIGAFLAWAGSAFLGVDPLLSLPVIAVAVFAIGALTYRVSIRHVLLAPELNQMLLTFGLGILLQNLALMLLGGNTRTVTTPYQASSLQLGDLSVGGPKALAFGLAALLLGALYVVLYRTTLGRQMRAVAQNRRGAQLIGINVDRVYLIAFGVSCALAAVAGVLVSVLLFASPTVGLVFALKAFAIIVMAGLGNLTGVLWASVLLGVSEALVQTYVPGGGGWSDAVFFLMIFGTLVLRSFRGAK, from the coding sequence ATGGACTTATTTGTGCAGACGCTGGTCAACGGCCTGCTCCAGAGTGGCCTGTACGCGCTCGTCGCGTCGGGGCTGGCGCTGGCGGTCGGCGTGGTCGGCATCGTGAACTTCGCGCACGGGGAATACCTGATGATCGGGGCGTTCCTGGCGTGGGCGGGCAGCGCCTTCCTGGGTGTCGATCCGCTGCTGAGCCTGCCGGTGATCGCCGTGGCGGTCTTCGCCATCGGGGCGCTGACGTACCGCGTGAGCATCCGGCACGTGCTGCTCGCGCCGGAACTGAACCAGATGCTGCTGACCTTCGGGCTGGGCATCCTGCTGCAGAACCTCGCGCTGATGCTGCTGGGCGGCAACACCCGCACGGTCACCACGCCGTACCAGGCGAGCAGCCTGCAACTGGGTGACCTGAGCGTGGGCGGCCCGAAGGCGCTGGCGTTCGGACTGGCGGCGCTGCTGCTGGGCGCGCTGTACGTGGTGCTGTACCGCACGACGCTGGGCCGCCAGATGCGCGCCGTGGCGCAGAACCGCCGGGGCGCGCAGCTGATCGGCATCAACGTGGACCGCGTGTACCTGATCGCGTTCGGCGTGAGCTGCGCCCTGGCGGCGGTGGCGGGCGTGCTGGTGAGCGTGCTGCTGTTCGCGTCCCCGACCGTGGGACTGGTGTTCGCGCTGAAGGCCTTCGCGATCATCGTGATGGCGGGCCTGGGGAACCTGACGGGCGTGCTGTGGGCGTCGGTGCTGCTGGGCGTCAGCGAGGCGCTGGTGCAGACGTACGTGCCAGGCGGCGGCGGCTGGAGTGACGCGGTGTTCTTCCTGATGATCTTCGGGACGCTGGTGCTGCGCTCCTTCCGGGGGGCCAAATGA
- a CDS encoding branched-chain amino acid ABC transporter permease: MSARNAEAGAPVRAAPRREITPGAALPLLGFLLLAALFPFLPLGTRSEFLLQIAFFTLVAGIMALSWDILARSGQVSLAHAAFYGLGAYGYALLLKAGLPWLLAMPVAAIMAGGVSLILGAVTMRLSGMYFAIATLAFTEVVRTIIQNLPESVAGGATGLLVPALLGGNSRAQYFLAWGLLAFTVLVSLAVRLTRLHFAFAAIRQGEETARVLGVSIVRFKLLAFFISSCLAALAGVLYAGKTFFINPLETFSLANSIAPLTTSIFGGLYTTLGPVLGATVLRVAEELLHNSVKNGYLVVYGLVLMLSILWLPRGLMGLRRNKKHGGDL; the protein is encoded by the coding sequence ATGAGCGCCCGTAACGCCGAGGCCGGCGCACCGGTGCGTGCGGCGCCGCGCCGCGAGATCACGCCGGGCGCCGCGCTGCCCCTGCTGGGGTTCCTGCTGCTGGCGGCGCTGTTCCCGTTCCTGCCGCTGGGTACCCGCTCGGAGTTCCTGTTGCAGATCGCGTTCTTCACGCTGGTGGCAGGCATCATGGCGCTGTCGTGGGACATCCTGGCGCGCAGCGGGCAGGTGAGCCTCGCGCACGCGGCGTTCTACGGGCTGGGCGCGTACGGGTACGCGCTGCTACTGAAAGCGGGCCTGCCGTGGCTGCTGGCCATGCCAGTCGCGGCCATCATGGCGGGCGGCGTGAGCCTGATCCTGGGCGCGGTCACCATGCGCCTGAGCGGCATGTACTTCGCGATCGCCACGCTGGCCTTCACGGAGGTGGTCCGCACGATCATCCAGAACCTCCCCGAGAGCGTCGCGGGCGGCGCGACCGGCCTGCTCGTGCCCGCGCTGCTGGGCGGGAACAGCCGCGCGCAGTACTTCCTCGCGTGGGGCCTGCTGGCCTTCACGGTGCTCGTCAGTCTGGCGGTGCGCCTGACGCGGCTGCACTTCGCGTTCGCCGCGATCCGGCAGGGCGAGGAAACGGCGCGGGTGCTGGGCGTGAGCATCGTGCGCTTCAAGCTGCTGGCGTTCTTCATCAGCTCCTGCTTAGCCGCGCTGGCGGGCGTGCTGTACGCCGGGAAGACGTTCTTCATCAACCCGCTGGAGACCTTCAGCCTGGCGAACTCCATCGCGCCGCTGACCACCTCGATCTTCGGGGGGCTGTACACGACGCTGGGGCCCGTGCTGGGCGCGACCGTGCTCCGCGTGGCCGAGGAACTGCTGCACAACAGCGTGAAGAACGGGTACCTCGTCGTGTACGGGCTGGTGCTGATGCTGAGCATCCTGTGGCTGCCGCGCGGCCTGATGGGCCTGCGCCGGAACAAGAAACACGGAGGTGACCTGTGA
- a CDS encoding ABC transporter ATP-binding protein, with protein sequence MTAATTIGGVLSPTPQGAEVLRAEGLSKRFGGLKAVQDVSFTHHQGEILAVIGPNGAGKTTLLNLLSGVYRPSAGRLHLMGRDVTALPMEARCHAGLGRAFQIVRPFPEMTVHENVTVGALFGKPGQRLPEARERAWALLERTGLAAHADKAAHELTLLQDKRLEVARALATNPSVLLLDEVMAGLRPGEAQEAVALVRGVRESGVSVLFIEHIMPVVRDLADRVVVMDQGQVLAQGTYREVTADPRVVSAYLGTEEGLQA encoded by the coding sequence GTGACCGCTGCGACGACCATCGGGGGCGTCCTCTCCCCCACTCCGCAGGGCGCCGAGGTGCTGCGCGCCGAGGGCCTCTCGAAGCGCTTCGGGGGTCTGAAGGCCGTGCAGGACGTGTCGTTCACGCACCATCAGGGTGAGATTCTGGCGGTGATCGGGCCGAACGGGGCGGGCAAGACGACGCTGCTGAACCTGCTGTCCGGCGTGTACCGCCCGTCGGCGGGACGGCTGCACCTGATGGGCCGCGACGTGACGGCACTGCCCATGGAGGCCCGCTGTCACGCCGGGCTGGGCCGCGCGTTCCAGATCGTGCGGCCCTTCCCGGAGATGACCGTGCACGAGAACGTCACGGTGGGCGCGCTGTTCGGCAAGCCCGGTCAGCGCCTGCCCGAGGCGCGCGAGCGGGCCTGGGCGCTGCTGGAACGCACCGGGCTGGCCGCGCACGCCGACAAGGCCGCACACGAACTGACGCTGCTGCAGGACAAGCGGCTGGAGGTGGCGCGCGCCCTGGCGACGAACCCCAGCGTGCTGCTGCTGGACGAGGTGATGGCGGGCCTGCGTCCCGGCGAGGCGCAGGAGGCCGTGGCGCTCGTGCGCGGCGTGCGCGAGAGCGGCGTGAGCGTGCTGTTCATCGAGCACATCATGCCGGTCGTGCGGGATCTGGCGGACCGGGTGGTCGTGATGGATCAGGGGCAGGTGCTCGCGCAGGGCACCTACCGCGAGGTGACGGCCGACCCGCGCGTGGTCAGCGCGTACCTGGGCACCGAGGAAGGATTACAGGCATGA
- a CDS encoding ABC transporter ATP-binding protein, producing MTDTLNRTAPTANDVGQELRIEGLAAGYGKVQVLWDVSLHAAPGEFVAVIGANGAGKTTTLRAVSGVVKPSAGRITLGGVDITRAEPSRVVALGLGHVPEGRELFPHMTVRENLDLGAAMSAAARARAAETLGEVYALFPRLQERAGQLAGTLSGGEQQMVAVGRALMARPSVLVVDEPSLGLSPLMTQTVFEALKAVNAQGVTVVLVEQNVNLSLKLAHRAYVLENGQVVKEGTGAALLADPAVREAYLAL from the coding sequence ATGACCGACACACTGAATCGGACGGCCCCCACAGCGAATGACGTGGGGCAGGAACTGAGGATTGAGGGTCTGGCCGCCGGGTACGGGAAGGTGCAGGTGCTGTGGGACGTCTCGCTGCACGCCGCGCCGGGCGAGTTCGTGGCGGTGATCGGCGCGAACGGGGCGGGCAAGACGACCACGCTGCGCGCCGTGAGTGGCGTCGTGAAGCCCAGCGCGGGCCGCATCACGCTGGGTGGCGTGGACATCACGCGGGCCGAACCGAGCCGCGTGGTGGCGCTGGGCCTGGGGCACGTCCCGGAGGGCCGCGAACTGTTCCCGCACATGACGGTCCGCGAGAACCTGGACCTGGGCGCGGCCATGAGCGCCGCCGCCCGCGCGCGCGCCGCCGAGACGCTGGGCGAGGTGTACGCGCTGTTCCCCCGGTTGCAGGAACGCGCGGGGCAGCTGGCAGGCACGCTGTCGGGTGGGGAGCAGCAGATGGTCGCGGTGGGCCGCGCGCTGATGGCCCGCCCCAGCGTGCTCGTGGTGGACGAACCCAGCCTGGGCCTGTCGCCGCTGATGACGCAGACGGTGTTCGAGGCGCTGAAGGCCGTGAATGCGCAGGGCGTGACGGTCGTGCTGGTCGAGCAGAACGTGAACCTCAGCCTGAAGCTGGCGCACCGGGCGTACGTGCTGGAGAACGGGCAGGTCGTCAAGGAGGGCACGGGCGCGGCGCTGCTGGCCGACCCGGCGGTGCGTGAGGCGTATCTGGCGCTGTGA
- a CDS encoding polysaccharide deacetylase family protein, with translation MNPTRPARPLIALALLATLTLAAQARTAPAHPPVLAALPGQIQPVAPGTRAAPELPTLPLTPTLPYVHAVNVLGNGFITVAHAILTLNAAQHPQARTLAETAVQRVFAARPDLTEVDVSVYDAGSYGGFGGPLPLLTASVPRARLNDFQTWAAGRGAYERAWVNPGPAVTTARPADRVRETTPTLTTDPAAPMTAQNRARLRDTTAQIAGGEHGGLLYRARRGTTDLAALTFDDAPHPLFEPLLLDLLRRSGAHATFFVIGRNAQAYPYFVRDMAAQGHEVGNHTYHHVRLPPLSPAAVQDELQSTETLLRDLTGKPVRYFRPPGGEYTPATLQAARDAGLTTVFWTDDPGDFQNPGDTVLERRYRAHLHAGGIVLLHDNAPQMLDVLRDFLRYARQEGVALTTVGGLPK, from the coding sequence TTGAACCCCACCCGCCCCGCCCGTCCCCTGATCGCCCTCGCCCTGCTGGCGACCCTGACCCTTGCCGCCCAGGCCCGGACGGCCCCCGCGCACCCACCTGTGCTGGCCGCGCTGCCGGGTCAGATTCAACCGGTCGCGCCCGGCACGCGCGCCGCGCCGGAACTGCCCACCCTGCCCCTCACGCCCACCCTGCCGTACGTGCACGCGGTGAACGTGCTCGGCAACGGGTTCATCACGGTGGCGCACGCCATCCTGACCCTGAACGCCGCGCAGCACCCCCAGGCCCGCACCCTGGCTGAAACGGCCGTGCAGCGCGTGTTTGCCGCCCGGCCCGACCTGACCGAGGTGGACGTCAGCGTGTACGACGCGGGCAGCTACGGCGGCTTCGGCGGGCCGCTGCCCCTGCTGACCGCCAGCGTGCCCCGCGCCCGCCTGAACGACTTCCAGACCTGGGCCGCCGGACGCGGCGCGTACGAGCGCGCCTGGGTCAACCCCGGCCCGGCGGTCACCACGGCGCGCCCCGCCGACCGCGTGCGCGAGACCACCCCGACCCTCACCACCGACCCGGCCGCGCCCATGACCGCGCAGAACCGCGCGCGGCTGCGCGACACCACCGCCCAGATCGCCGGTGGGGAACACGGCGGCCTGCTGTACCGCGCCCGCCGGGGCACCACGGATCTGGCCGCCCTGACCTTCGACGACGCGCCCCACCCGCTGTTCGAGCCGCTGCTGCTGGACCTGCTGCGCCGCAGCGGCGCGCACGCCACGTTCTTCGTGATCGGCCGCAACGCCCAGGCGTACCCGTACTTCGTGCGCGACATGGCCGCCCAGGGCCACGAGGTCGGCAATCACACCTACCACCACGTCCGCCTGCCACCCCTGAGCCCGGCCGCCGTGCAGGACGAACTCCAGAGCACGGAGACCCTGCTGCGCGACCTGACCGGCAAACCCGTACGCTACTTCCGCCCGCCCGGCGGCGAGTACACCCCCGCGACCCTCCAGGCGGCGCGCGACGCGGGCCTGACCACCGTCTTCTGGACGGACGACCCCGGCGACTTCCAGAACCCCGGCGACACCGTCCTGGAACGCCGCTACCGCGCCCACCTGCACGCGGGCGGAATCGTGCTCCTGCACGACAACGCGCCGCAGATGCTCGACGTGCTGCGGGACTTCCTGCGCTACGCCCGGCAGGAGGGCGTGGCCCTGACCACCGTCGGCGGCCTTCCGAAATAA
- a CDS encoding heparan-alpha-glucosaminide N-acetyltransferase domain-containing protein, giving the protein MTLPAPPPTTGHSDPIPAVQSGAPPLAARPRLTALDAFRGATVLLMLLVNNVALGSATPGQLMHAPFGGLTLTDLVFPWFLYCAGAALPFSQAAMTRAGLTGAARTRRLLERAALLYLLGAFETSVTTHHLTLGLGVLQLIALATLVAALPGDLRSRTRLLIAALLLAGYAAFLTLGVHPGGVGVVSESSNPVQALNDAVLTPLGLRGLLSVIPTTALVLLGSVAARVLSLRDPRAPAKLLGLGLILSIAGFGWAASRHLPLSKTLWTPPYILYAAGLGTLALLLTWLIADSGRVPRGAALLAPLTIPGRNALAGYVLPILIKVWILQDWRVTWAGSAQPMGAALLTLAQRHLGAVGGGWTYTLGYVAAVWLGLAWMARRDLILKL; this is encoded by the coding sequence ATGACGCTCCCGGCCCCACCCCCTACCACCGGCCACAGCGATCCCATCCCCGCCGTCCAGAGCGGCGCTCCGCCCCTCGCCGCGCGGCCCCGCCTGACCGCACTGGACGCCTTTCGCGGCGCGACCGTGCTGCTCATGCTGCTCGTGAACAACGTCGCGCTGGGCAGCGCCACGCCGGGGCAGCTCATGCACGCGCCGTTCGGCGGACTGACCCTCACGGACCTCGTGTTCCCGTGGTTCCTATACTGCGCCGGCGCGGCCCTGCCGTTCTCGCAGGCCGCCATGACCCGCGCGGGCCTGACCGGCGCGGCCCGCACCCGCCGACTGCTGGAACGCGCCGCGCTGCTGTACCTGCTCGGGGCCTTCGAGACGAGCGTCACCACCCACCACCTCACGCTGGGGCTGGGGGTCCTGCAGCTCATCGCGCTGGCCACCCTGGTCGCCGCGCTGCCCGGCGACCTGCGCAGCCGCACCCGCCTGCTGATCGCGGCGCTGCTGCTCGCCGGGTACGCCGCGTTCCTGACACTCGGCGTGCACCCCGGCGGGGTCGGCGTGGTCAGCGAGTCCAGCAACCCCGTGCAGGCCCTGAACGACGCCGTCCTGACCCCGCTGGGCCTGCGCGGCCTGCTCTCCGTGATCCCCACCACCGCGCTCGTGCTGTTGGGCAGCGTCGCCGCGCGCGTCCTGTCCCTGCGCGACCCGCGCGCGCCCGCCAAACTGCTCGGTCTGGGCCTGATCCTGAGCATCGCCGGCTTCGGCTGGGCCGCTAGCAGGCACCTGCCGCTGAGCAAGACCCTCTGGACACCCCCGTACATCCTGTACGCGGCGGGCCTGGGCACCCTGGCCCTGCTGCTGACCTGGCTGATCGCCGATTCCGGCCGGGTGCCGCGCGGCGCGGCGCTGCTGGCCCCGCTGACCATCCCGGGCCGCAACGCCCTGGCCGGGTACGTGCTGCCCATCCTGATCAAGGTCTGGATCCTGCAGGACTGGCGCGTGACCTGGGCGGGGAGCGCGCAGCCCATGGGCGCGGCCCTGCTGACCCTCGCGCAGCGGCACCTCGGCGCGGTCGGCGGCGGCTGGACGTACACCCTGGGCTACGTCGCCGCCGTCTGGCTGGGCCTGGCCTGGATGGCCCGCCGCGACCTCATCCTGAAACTCTGA
- a CDS encoding BTAD domain-containing putative transcriptional regulator codes for MTLHWRDLTSARRTRLPAVRGAVARERLLAALDARVLLVTAPAGYGKTTALAGAATGRPGPVAWLTLDGDDADPLVLAASLSLAVQALPGGARPGDALGAGASPRRVAGLVADVLDSCGALLVLDEAQVLSGSAGTEVLGGLLAPGEGRLALLSRTTLELPELARLEVSGDAARLSAAELAFTPGEIAALFAAQGLTLTGAEVRTAHAVTEGWPIAARFLAQAAAQGRVTLADLADLEGGDAPLGTLFTYLAQEVLGPLDPALRGLLTRSSVFEELIPALLEDALDEPRARTLLETLAGSGTFLTRAGEDTYRAHPLLRAHLRGLLPPAEAREIAARGAAFFERTGRLRRALAAHLLAGNTARAAALLAGRGGVWLAQGRVTLVDRSLARLPRADWTPALHALAGDALRLASRYDEARAEYARAGALERALGEVRLALDTVQPALAWGPLDAAAALVSEDGPDPQGAAELRRLRAENLLNAGQLAGAVALEPELRGGARYALRSGDLDAALARAQALADGETGGARAAQNHREGLLLASFVHAARGEVQEAAACARRGLTEGERLESPFVQALALARLGHAQQAAGEFAAARESYGAALRQAQPVAGRLRVEPLMGLAALAGRAGDVARAQSLTAEARGQTGGDSYMAGLLILTSALGLAQGPQAAHAIPGLREAAALFGVCGDAFGQAAATLALFALDAGPADQAAGAVAAYPFLLGLPSLLAPVATRAGRAALLARLGEAHPGARGPLTGAARLLGYAAVPDPADTPGFEVRVQVLGRVSVTREDGRVREWGRAKARDLLALLAVHPAGLPREAAQEALFPDADPGVGERNFRVTLHALGQVLEEGARSGVFLERGDWLRLRPGADLHVDVATAWARLGQAAGTPGRLDALLELPPALADVELEDVAREAERYAAALPEALAAEADVALALARPDRAALAAGRALSLDPAHEPAARALMRAQHALGRGAAAGRVYAALTEALADLGLKPLPDTQALWQALSGARA; via the coding sequence GTGACCCTTCACTGGCGGGACCTGACGTCCGCGCGGCGCACGCGGCTGCCGGCAGTGCGCGGCGCGGTGGCGCGCGAGCGGCTGCTCGCGGCGCTGGACGCCCGCGTGCTTCTCGTGACCGCACCTGCCGGGTACGGCAAGACGACGGCGCTGGCAGGTGCGGCGACGGGTCGGCCCGGCCCGGTCGCGTGGCTGACGCTGGACGGTGACGACGCCGATCCGCTGGTGCTGGCGGCCAGCCTGTCGCTGGCGGTGCAGGCGCTGCCCGGGGGCGCGCGGCCCGGGGACGCGCTGGGCGCGGGGGCGTCGCCGCGCCGGGTGGCAGGACTGGTGGCGGACGTCCTGGACAGCTGCGGGGCGCTGCTCGTGCTGGACGAGGCGCAGGTGCTGTCCGGCTCGGCAGGGACGGAGGTGCTGGGTGGGCTGCTCGCGCCGGGCGAGGGGCGGCTGGCGCTGCTGTCACGCACCACGCTGGAGCTGCCGGAACTGGCGCGACTGGAGGTGTCGGGGGACGCCGCGCGGCTCTCGGCGGCGGAACTGGCGTTCACCCCGGGCGAGATCGCGGCGCTGTTCGCGGCGCAGGGCCTGACCCTGACGGGCGCGGAGGTCCGCACGGCGCACGCGGTGACCGAGGGCTGGCCGATCGCGGCGCGCTTCCTGGCGCAGGCGGCGGCGCAGGGCCGCGTGACGCTGGCGGACCTGGCGGATCTAGAGGGCGGGGACGCGCCGCTGGGGACGCTGTTCACGTACCTCGCGCAGGAGGTGCTGGGGCCGCTCGATCCGGCGTTGCGGGGGCTGCTGACGCGCAGCAGCGTGTTCGAGGAACTGATTCCGGCGCTGCTGGAGGACGCGCTGGACGAGCCGCGCGCGCGGACGCTGCTGGAGACACTGGCGGGCAGCGGCACGTTCCTGACCCGGGCGGGCGAGGACACGTACCGGGCGCATCCGCTGCTGCGCGCGCACCTGCGCGGCCTGCTTCCCCCGGCGGAGGCGCGGGAGATCGCGGCGCGCGGCGCGGCGTTCTTCGAGCGGACCGGGCGGCTACGCCGGGCGCTGGCGGCGCACCTGCTGGCGGGGAACACGGCGCGGGCGGCGGCACTCCTGGCGGGCCGGGGCGGCGTGTGGCTGGCGCAGGGGCGCGTGACGCTGGTGGACCGCAGCCTCGCCCGGCTGCCCCGCGCGGACTGGACGCCCGCCCTGCACGCCCTGGCCGGAGACGCGCTGCGGCTGGCGAGCCGCTACGACGAGGCCCGCGCCGAGTACGCCCGCGCAGGGGCGCTGGAGCGCGCGCTGGGCGAGGTCCGGCTGGCGCTGGACACCGTGCAGCCCGCCCTGGCCTGGGGTCCGCTGGACGCGGCGGCGGCACTGGTGAGTGAGGACGGCCCGGACCCGCAGGGGGCGGCCGAGTTGCGCCGCCTGCGGGCCGAGAATCTACTGAACGCCGGGCAGCTGGCCGGGGCGGTGGCGCTGGAACCCGAGCTGCGCGGCGGGGCACGCTACGCGCTGCGCTCCGGGGATCTGGACGCGGCCCTGGCGCGCGCGCAGGCCCTGGCGGACGGTGAGACGGGCGGCGCGCGGGCCGCGCAGAACCACCGTGAGGGCCTGCTGCTGGCCAGTTTCGTGCACGCCGCGCGCGGCGAGGTGCAGGAGGCCGCAGCGTGCGCGCGCCGCGGCCTGACCGAAGGGGAACGGCTGGAGAGCCCGTTCGTGCAGGCGCTGGCGCTGGCGCGGCTGGGGCACGCGCAGCAGGCGGCGGGCGAGTTCGCCGCGGCCCGCGAGAGTTACGGCGCGGCGCTGCGTCAGGCGCAGCCTGTGGCGGGTCGCCTGCGCGTGGAGCCGCTGATGGGCCTCGCAGCGCTGGCGGGCCGCGCGGGGGATGTGGCGCGCGCGCAGTCCCTGACCGCCGAGGCGCGCGGGCAGACCGGTGGGGACAGTTACATGGCGGGGCTGCTGATCCTGACGTCCGCGCTGGGGCTGGCGCAGGGCCCGCAGGCGGCGCACGCCATCCCGGGGCTCCGGGAGGCCGCCGCGCTGTTCGGGGTGTGCGGGGACGCCTTCGGGCAGGCGGCCGCGACCCTGGCGCTGTTCGCGCTTGACGCCGGGCCCGCCGATCAGGCTGCGGGGGCGGTGGCGGCGTACCCGTTCCTGCTGGGACTTCCCTCCCTGCTGGCGCCGGTGGCGACCCGCGCGGGCCGCGCGGCGCTGCTGGCCCGGCTGGGCGAGGCGCACCCCGGCGCGCGGGGCCCATTGACCGGCGCGGCCCGCCTCCTGGGGTACGCGGCCGTACCGGACCCCGCTGACACGCCGGGGTTCGAGGTGCGCGTGCAGGTGCTGGGCCGCGTGTCCGTCACGCGTGAGGATGGCCGGGTGCGCGAGTGGGGCCGCGCGAAGGCCCGGGACCTGCTGGCGCTGCTGGCCGTGCACCCGGCGGGCCTGCCGCGCGAGGCGGCGCAGGAGGCGCTCTTCCCTGACGCCGACCCCGGCGTGGGTGAGCGGAACTTCCGCGTGACCCTGCACGCCCTGGGGCAGGTGCTGGAGGAGGGCGCACGCAGCGGCGTGTTCCTGGAACGCGGGGACTGGCTGCGCCTGAGGCCGGGCGCGGACCTGCACGTCGATGTGGCGACCGCCTGGGCTCGGCTGGGGCAGGCGGCGGGTACCCCGGGCCGCCTGGACGCCCTGCTGGAGTTGCCGCCCGCGCTGGCCGACGTGGAGCTGGAGGATGTGGCCCGCGAGGCCGAACGGTACGCGGCGGCACTCCCCGAGGCGCTGGCGGCCGAGGCGGACGTGGCGCTGGCGCTGGCCCGCCCGGACCGGGCCGCGCTGGCCGCCGGGCGCGCCCTGAGCCTCGACCCGGCGCACGAACCGGCCGCGCGGGCGCTGATGCGCGCGCAGCACGCGCTGGGGCGCGGCGCGGCGGCCGGGCGGGTGTACGCGGCCCTCACGGAGGCGCTGGCGGACCTGGGCCTGAAACCCCTGCCGGACACGCAAGCGCTGTGGCAGGCGCTCTCCGGCGCGCGGGCCTGA
- a CDS encoding 3-hydroxybutyrate dehydrogenase has translation MTLDTQKHGMEGRAALVTGGTSGIGLAIAQRLAQDGLRVAVLDLDRPQAREVARANDLIFVGADLSRRADCRRAVDETVAALGGLDVLVNNAGFQHIDPVVDFPEDTWDAMLHVMLTAPFLLSKYAWPHLTRSGQGRIVNVASIHGHVASPFKSAYISAKHGLIGLTRTAALEAGEQGLTVNAICPGYVRTPLVEGQIADQARTRGLTEQEVEQKVMLEPAAIKRLLNPEDIAALASYVVSPAAWGMTGAVLDLDLGWTAR, from the coding sequence ATGACGCTGGACACGCAGAAGCACGGGATGGAAGGCAGGGCCGCGCTCGTCACGGGTGGCACGAGCGGCATCGGGCTGGCGATCGCGCAGCGGCTCGCTCAGGACGGGCTGCGGGTGGCGGTGCTGGACCTGGACCGTCCGCAGGCGCGGGAGGTGGCGCGGGCGAACGACCTGATCTTCGTGGGCGCGGATCTGTCGCGCCGGGCGGACTGCCGCCGCGCGGTGGACGAGACGGTGGCGGCCCTGGGCGGACTGGACGTCCTGGTGAACAACGCGGGCTTCCAGCACATTGACCCGGTCGTGGATTTCCCGGAGGACACCTGGGACGCGATGCTGCACGTGATGCTGACTGCGCCGTTCCTGCTGAGTAAGTACGCGTGGCCGCACCTGACCCGCAGCGGGCAGGGCCGCATCGTGAACGTAGCGAGCATTCACGGACACGTGGCCAGCCCGTTCAAGAGTGCGTACATCAGCGCGAAGCACGGCCTGATCGGCCTGACCCGCACGGCGGCGCTGGAGGCCGGGGAGCAGGGTCTGACTGTGAACGCCATCTGCCCGGGGTACGTGCGCACGCCGCTGGTCGAGGGTCAGATTGCGGATCAGGCCCGTACGCGCGGCCTGACCGAGCAGGAAGTTGAGCAGAAGGTCATGCTGGAGCCCGCTGCGATCAAGCGCCTGCTGAATCCGGAGGACATCGCCGCGCTGGCCAGTTACGTGGTCAGTCCGGCCGCGTGGGGGATGACCGGCGCGGTGCTGGACCTGGATCTGGGCTGGACGGCCCGCTAA
- a CDS encoding CAP domain-containing protein: protein MQTAQRTLGALAALVALGLPATAQSTAEQQLIKRLNQVRAQGVSCPGSGQRPVAGSLTFTPALSAAARQQAGYMSASGRITHTGANGSTPRVRAASTGVNAVSVTEIVFMGGSQNPESAIRWWLQSPVHCFWMNEGRYTHVGAAVVQGARGTAYVMVLSSQPR, encoded by the coding sequence ATGCAGACCGCCCAGCGCACGCTGGGAGCCCTGGCGGCCCTTGTGGCCCTGGGACTCCCCGCCACGGCCCAGTCCACCGCCGAGCAGCAACTCATCAAACGCCTGAACCAGGTGCGCGCCCAGGGCGTCTCCTGCCCCGGCAGCGGCCAGCGGCCCGTCGCGGGCAGCCTGACCTTCACGCCCGCTCTGTCCGCCGCCGCGCGCCAGCAGGCCGGGTACATGAGCGCCTCGGGCCGCATCACGCACACCGGCGCCAACGGCAGCACCCCCCGGGTCCGCGCCGCCAGCACCGGCGTGAACGCCGTCAGCGTCACCGAGATCGTCTTCATGGGCGGCAGCCAGAACCCCGAAAGCGCGATCCGCTGGTGGCTGCAATCCCCCGTGCACTGCTTCTGGATGAACGAGGGCCGCTACACCCACGTCGGCGCCGCCGTCGTGCAGGGCGCCCGCGGCACCGCGTACGTGATGGTCCTCAGCAGCCAGCCCCGGTAA